One stretch of Poecilia reticulata strain Guanapo linkage group LG21, Guppy_female_1.0+MT, whole genome shotgun sequence DNA includes these proteins:
- the gnpat gene encoding dihydroxyacetone phosphate acyltransferase — protein sequence MASKAVYSQHREPLLKKRDDFEDILEERRNTSDLRYALRCYTPALYKGLTPCTASDLKNMVLQSDQLLYVINQVCKETGTATDEIQSEAEAILEEMAHRLQLTTVRFFAFTLSKIFKTLFRSICVNEEGIQRLQQAIQEHPVVLLPSHRSYMDFLLMSYILYTYDLSLPVIAAGMDFMGMKIVGEMLRMSGAFFIRRSFGGDKLYWAVFSEYVKTMLKNGFAPVEFFLEGTRSRTAKSLTPKLGLLNIVMDPFLKGEVFDVSLVPVSISYERILEEALYARELLGVPKPKESTSVSPEHQTPSVLDPYF from the exons ATGGCGTCCAAAGCTGTTTATTCG caGCATAGAGAGCCACTGCTGAAGAAGAGAGATGACTTTGAGGACATcctggaggagaggaggaacaCCAGCGACCTGAGATACGCCCTCAGGTGTTACACTCCCGCTCTCTATAAAGGACTGACTCCTTGCACAGCCAGCGACCTCAAAAACATGGTGCTGCAGTCTGACCAGCTGCTTTACGTCATCAATCAG GTTTGCAAGGAGACKGGCACGGCCACAGATGAGATCCAGTCGGAGGCGGAGGCCATCTTGGAGGAGATGGCTCACCGCTTGCAGCTTACCACGGTCCGCTTCTTTGCTTTCACGCTCAGCAAAATCTTTAAAACTCTGTTCAGAAGCATCTGTGTAAACGAGGAGGGCATCCAGAGA CTGCAACAGGCCATCCAGGAACATCCGGTGGTCCTTCTACCGAGTCACCGCAGCTACATGGACTTCCTCCTCATGTCCTACATCCTCTACACCTATGATTTATCTCTACCAGTCATTGCTGCTGGCATGG ACTTCATGGGAATGAAGATCGTCGGGGAGATGCTGCGAATGTCCGGAGCTTTCTTTATTCGGAGGTCGTTTGGCGGAGACAAACTTTACTGGGCTGTTTTCTCCGAGTACGTCAAGACCATGCTGAAG AATGGCTTTGCACCTGTTGAGTTTTTTCTGGAGGGCACAAGAAGCAGAACAGCCAAATCCCTGACTCCAAAGTTAG GTCTGCTGAACATCGTGATGGACCCCTTCCTGAAGGGGGAAGTGTTCGACGTCAGCCTGGTGCCGGTCAGCATCAGCTACGAGCGCATCCTGGAGGAGGCGCTCTACGCCAGAGAGCTGCTGGGCGTCCCGAAGCCCAAGGAGTCCACGTCTGTGAGTCCTGAACACCAGACCCCATCAGTTCTGGATCCCTACTTCTAA